The DNA region AATACGTAAATAAAGCTTAGAGTTAAGAGTTCGGAGTTCGGAGAAACCCATTTTTATATTTTATGGTCCCAGCGGGGCCATGAGGATTTATCTTGAAACCATTTTTCTGATGAGCTCATTTTTCACTTTCCAGCAGTCCATGCATGAACCAGCGTTGCATGATGAGCACTACCAGTACAGGCGGGAGGAGGGCCATTATGGCCACCGCCATGACCAGGTTCCACTCCGGAGGCTGGGTTCCAGTGGGAATGGTGGCGGCAATGCCCACCACGACGACCTTCATTTTTTCCGAGTTGGTAACCATGAGGGGCCAAAGGTACTCATTCCAGCCGTAGATGAACATGACCACAAAAAGAGAGGCTATACTGGCCCCGGAATTGGGGAGCAGGACGGACCAAAGAAAGCGTAAAGGACCGGCCCCGTCAATTTTGGCCGCATCCACCAGCTCATCGGGTATGGTCAGAAAAAATTGACGGAAGAGAAAAGTGGCCGTAGCCGAGGCAATCAAGGGAACGATCAGGCCCAGGTAGGTGTCCACCCATCCAAGCTGGCTGATGACCTGATAGGTGGATAAGATGCGGACCGGCACCGGGAGCATTAACGTGACCAGAACCATCCAGAAAAAAATTTGCTTCCCCCGAAAATTAAAAAAAACAATGGCAAAGGCGGAAAGAATGGCGATGGCGATCTTACCCAGGCTGACCCCCAGGGCCACGATGGTACTGTTGATGAGAAGC from Deltaproteobacteria bacterium includes:
- the ugpE gene encoding sn-glycerol-3-phosphate ABC transporter permease UgpE; the encoded protein is MNGTNLLIHFLLIVSILLICFPIYYAFVLSTQSMDEVTQTPQKLWPSKHLWENYLKIWDRLHMGRLLINSTIVALGVSLGKIAIAILSAFAIVFFNFRGKQIFFWMVLVTLMLPVPVRILSTYQVISQLGWVDTYLGLIVPLIASATATFLFRQFFLTIPDELVDAAKIDGAGPLRFLWSVLLPNSGASIASLFVVMFIYGWNEYLWPLMVTNSEKMKVVVVGIAATIPTGTQPPEWNLVMAVAIMALLPPVLVVLIMQRWFMHGLLESEK